In Sutterella faecalis, a genomic segment contains:
- a CDS encoding phage tail tape measure protein, which translates to MAGQDFRLTAILAVRDTMTPVMKQVSARWGNFRKVIDGTQFKNLQKQVALFNRSMQNVAATAGDVAGRIGGPFLALAGSLGFSLQQSVTSFASTGDALDKMSQRIGITAEQLQEFSYAATHAGAAPEDLEDALKDLGEHMAEIANGIDTSSDAFTLFQKLGIEMKDAAGNMRPVEQVFLDLADAIQRNEDPALRAKMAMATMGDSGRKLIPMLTSGSDGLKQMAAQARGLGLVMSNDAVASAATMTDHMDDMRAVIGSVGNAIGAKLAPTVIRMSDRFRDLAAANREAFSQKFASVAERLAETIEKIDFEGIASAVLTVADYAIRAFNAVGGFNTVLYAMGAIMAGKTLMSVISLGSSIISMVQTFGTLVTAARTAAVAMAGAFGPVGLVLTAVAAIAGVVIANWDRIWPALKAGASAAADFIGAVWDTVVPKFQAVFGSLLSIAKAFFQGDISGLLSGFDDLFQAAFNLLPDKWAKACLNWYEGIKKSLKSVGKMISDYFTKFDFKSLLPDWVSDLFGGSKTSGDGQPMRNPQVTPEARLSGRMNISVTASGGASAAVSDVSGSPGLDIYGQVGRSDRFVGAD; encoded by the coding sequence ATGGCGGGACAGGATTTCAGACTTACCGCGATTCTTGCGGTCCGGGACACGATGACCCCCGTCATGAAGCAGGTGTCTGCGCGGTGGGGGAACTTCCGGAAGGTAATTGACGGCACGCAGTTTAAGAACCTGCAGAAGCAGGTGGCGCTCTTCAACCGCTCGATGCAAAACGTCGCCGCTACCGCCGGTGACGTAGCGGGCCGGATTGGCGGGCCTTTCCTTGCGCTTGCCGGCTCCTTAGGCTTCAGCCTGCAGCAGTCCGTGACGAGCTTCGCAAGTACGGGCGACGCGCTTGACAAGATGAGTCAGCGCATCGGCATTACCGCGGAACAGCTGCAGGAGTTCTCCTATGCCGCTACGCACGCGGGTGCCGCTCCGGAAGATCTCGAGGATGCGCTCAAGGATCTCGGTGAGCATATGGCGGAAATCGCCAACGGCATCGACACCTCGAGCGACGCCTTCACGCTCTTTCAGAAGCTTGGAATCGAGATGAAGGACGCGGCCGGGAATATGCGCCCGGTCGAGCAAGTCTTTCTTGATCTTGCCGACGCCATTCAGCGCAATGAAGATCCGGCTCTTCGGGCGAAGATGGCAATGGCGACCATGGGCGACAGCGGCCGCAAGCTGATCCCAATGCTCACCAGCGGTTCGGACGGGCTCAAACAGATGGCTGCTCAGGCGCGAGGCCTGGGGCTCGTGATGTCGAACGATGCGGTGGCGTCTGCCGCGACAATGACGGACCACATGGATGACATGCGAGCCGTTATCGGGTCGGTCGGCAACGCGATAGGCGCGAAGCTCGCCCCCACGGTGATCCGCATGTCTGACCGCTTCCGCGATCTTGCCGCGGCGAACCGTGAGGCTTTTTCGCAGAAGTTCGCTTCCGTCGCCGAGCGGCTGGCCGAGACGATCGAGAAGATCGACTTCGAGGGCATCGCCTCCGCGGTATTGACCGTGGCGGATTATGCGATTCGGGCGTTCAATGCGGTCGGCGGCTTTAATACGGTGCTTTACGCCATGGGCGCGATCATGGCCGGGAAGACGCTCATGAGCGTGATCTCCCTCGGTTCGTCGATCATCTCGATGGTGCAGACGTTCGGCACCCTGGTGACTGCAGCGCGAACTGCTGCCGTAGCAATGGCCGGGGCGTTCGGGCCTGTTGGTTTGGTGCTGACAGCCGTGGCGGCGATAGCCGGCGTAGTGATCGCCAACTGGGACCGCATTTGGCCGGCGCTGAAGGCAGGAGCATCTGCGGCCGCCGACTTTATCGGCGCGGTTTGGGACACGGTTGTACCAAAGTTCCAGGCAGTTTTCGGGTCGCTGTTGTCAATTGCGAAGGCCTTCTTCCAGGGAGACATCAGCGGTCTGCTGAGCGGGTTTGACGACCTGTTTCAGGCGGCATTCAACTTGCTTCCGGACAAATGGGCAAAGGCCTGCCTCAACTGGTACGAGGGAATTAAGAAAAGTCTGAAGAGCGTCGGGAAGATGATCTCGGATTACTTTACGAAATTCGACTTCAAATCGCTGCTGCCGGACTGGGTAAGCGACCTTTTCGGAGGAAGCAAAACATCCGGCGACGGGCAGCCGATGCGGAATCCCCAGGTGACCCCTGAAGCCCGCCTGAGCGGGCGCATGAACATCAGCGTAACCGCTTCCGGAGGAGCATCCGCGGCCGTAAGCGACGTTTCCGGGTCTCCGGGGCTGGATATTTACGGTCAGGTAGGCCGATCGGATCGCTTTGTAGGAGCTGACTGA